A single genomic interval of Shewanella halotolerans harbors:
- a CDS encoding TatD family nuclease-associated radical SAM protein, translating to MSQSTLVYDIRNSRYLNITGRCTLRCQFCPKHNGSKQVHEYQLALDHQPRADELIPLLGEVSQFDEYVFCGYGEPTLNLATLLSVAKEIKRRGGKVRVNTDGLGNLFHRRNILPELAEVVDALSISLNADTEAAYLRHCQPKLKGAYESLWDFIRQAPGYIDQVQVSAIEGLEGVDIDRCRALVLDAKAQFKHRKLGVVG from the coding sequence ATGAGCCAGTCCACCTTAGTCTACGACATTCGCAACAGCCGCTACCTCAACATCACGGGGCGCTGCACCCTGAGATGCCAGTTCTGCCCCAAACATAACGGCAGTAAGCAGGTACACGAGTATCAGCTGGCTCTCGACCATCAGCCAAGAGCCGATGAGCTCATTCCCCTGCTGGGCGAGGTCAGTCAGTTCGACGAATATGTGTTCTGCGGCTATGGCGAGCCCACCCTCAACCTAGCCACCTTGCTTAGCGTGGCAAAGGAGATCAAGCGCCGCGGCGGCAAGGTGCGGGTCAACACAGATGGGCTGGGCAACCTGTTTCACCGGCGCAACATACTGCCTGAGCTGGCCGAGGTGGTCGACGCCCTCTCCATCTCCCTCAACGCCGATACCGAGGCCGCCTACCTCAGACACTGTCAGCCCAAGCTTAAAGGTGCTTATGAGTCCCTGTGGGACTTTATCCGCCAGGCACCCGGCTATATCGACCAGGTGCAGGTATCTGCCATCGAAGGCCTGGAAGGGGTGGATATAGACAGATGCCGCGCCCTGGTGCTCGATGCCAAGGCGCAGTTTAAACACAGAAAGCTCGGCGTCGTCGGTTAA
- a CDS encoding LysR family transcriptional regulator codes for MPKDKLLDISLATIEIFCQVYVKKNAIEVANHLDLSQPKVSRALAALRNVFDDPLFIRRESQFQATDRAHDLYPLFNEMLACRQQVDLLMRGVTGAVHDHVEIATVPQLEVNLTQSVKQAAYRVFDSELMVSTSPWGESTQQQLLNDEIAAAICFERANDRAILSKSVIQHRGGYLVAREDHPIWQAPNVDNMIDYPLVKLRTMPFPANKSPLGNYAKRVGKQLEIYATAPDLGSAANSLLNSDAIIIIGVKGAVNFLRNIKGLRAQQIELVQDNIILENFSHPTVYLWLRLDASGKVTTPFWLQHCLEDYILSMHQ; via the coding sequence ATGCCAAAGGATAAGCTGCTGGATATTTCCTTAGCGACCATAGAGATATTCTGCCAGGTGTATGTGAAGAAGAACGCCATCGAGGTGGCAAATCATTTAGACCTGTCACAGCCCAAGGTAAGCCGTGCCCTGGCGGCACTGCGTAACGTATTCGATGATCCTTTGTTTATTCGCAGGGAAAGCCAGTTTCAAGCGACAGACAGGGCCCACGACCTCTACCCTCTGTTTAACGAGATGCTGGCGTGTCGTCAGCAAGTGGATCTCTTGATGCGTGGTGTGACTGGGGCGGTTCACGACCATGTTGAAATCGCCACCGTGCCTCAGTTGGAAGTTAATTTAACCCAAAGCGTCAAGCAGGCCGCTTATCGTGTCTTTGACAGCGAGTTGATGGTGAGCACGTCCCCCTGGGGAGAATCGACCCAGCAACAACTGCTCAACGACGAGATCGCCGCTGCAATCTGTTTTGAGCGGGCAAATGATCGCGCCATCTTGTCTAAATCCGTTATTCAGCATCGTGGCGGCTATCTTGTTGCTCGGGAAGATCATCCCATCTGGCAGGCGCCCAATGTGGATAACATGATCGATTACCCCTTGGTTAAGCTGAGGACCATGCCGTTCCCCGCCAACAAGTCGCCGCTGGGAAACTATGCCAAGCGAGTCGGGAAGCAGTTAGAGATCTATGCCACGGCGCCCGATTTGGGTAGTGCGGCCAACAGCCTGTTAAATTCAGATGCCATCATTATCATCGGCGTGAAGGGAGCCGTAAACTTCCTGAGAAACATCAAAGGGCTGCGCGCACAGCAGATAGAGCTTGTGCAGGACAACATCATCTTGGAAAACTTCAGCCACCCCACAGTCTATCTATGGCTAAGGCTCGATGCGAGTGGCAAGGTGACGACGCCATTTTGGCTGCAACACTGCCTGGAAGATTACATCCTTTCCATGCATCAGTAA
- a CDS encoding LysR family transcriptional regulator gives MSKINTNTLFNIKVFVLLFDTLNATEVAQQLGVASSKVSRSLKALRHSFGEPLFVRRQHGFEHTPFAQSIYPHLKQMLALSEASLSCASKDTEQSHTELTIACPPPISLNLLSYLQDKASQLKQRYTFNIKPCSNDIDKLLIRQNVDLAITLRAFNSERLSSDFVARADAYVLVGNQQHPIFHHEARADIEAMLQYPYISFNGHELEQEHDPLILYALDRGLPINLVAKVCLLSDLMIQLERSDALTFICYRDAVAFLCAKANLSALALPEDQNRLLNRRADGHRHYLTKLREGGNRPPWLEQEIASYIQGNVILNCEGAGYAKG, from the coding sequence ATGAGCAAGATTAATACTAATACCCTGTTCAATATTAAAGTGTTTGTCTTACTGTTTGATACCTTAAATGCCACTGAGGTGGCCCAGCAACTCGGGGTGGCATCTTCTAAAGTCAGCCGGAGTTTAAAGGCATTACGCCACTCCTTCGGTGAACCCTTGTTTGTCCGCAGGCAGCATGGTTTCGAACACACGCCTTTTGCCCAGAGCATCTATCCTCACCTGAAGCAGATGTTAGCCCTGTCTGAGGCGAGTCTCTCCTGTGCCAGTAAGGATACCGAGCAGTCTCATACCGAGCTTACTATTGCCTGCCCGCCCCCTATTTCGCTAAACCTGTTAAGTTATCTTCAGGACAAGGCCTCGCAGCTTAAGCAGCGTTATACCTTCAATATCAAGCCTTGTAGCAATGATATCGACAAGCTACTTATTCGTCAGAATGTGGATTTAGCCATTACCCTGAGGGCATTTAATTCTGAGCGTCTATCGTCTGACTTTGTCGCGCGGGCAGACGCCTATGTGCTGGTGGGCAATCAGCAGCATCCGATTTTCCATCACGAAGCCCGGGCGGATATTGAGGCTATGCTGCAATATCCCTATATAAGCTTTAACGGTCATGAGCTGGAGCAGGAGCATGACCCGCTTATCCTCTATGCACTAGACAGGGGATTGCCCATTAACCTGGTTGCTAAGGTCTGTTTGCTGTCGGATCTCATGATTCAGCTGGAGCGTAGCGATGCATTAACCTTTATCTGTTATCGCGATGCGGTCGCCTTCCTATGTGCTAAGGCGAATCTGTCGGCCCTGGCGTTGCCGGAGGATCAAAACAGGCTACTCAATCGCCGCGCCGATGGTCATCGCCACTACTTAACCAAGCTGAGGGAAGGGGGGAACAGGCCGCCATGGTTGGAGCAGGAGATAGCTTCCTATATCCAGGGAAATGTCATTCTCAACTGTGAAGGAGCTGGCTATGCCAAAGGATAA
- a CDS encoding efflux RND transporter periplasmic adaptor subunit, with amino-acid sequence MIKIILRRVFPPFLILIVFGLFAALLMSTQEAPEQKEEEMPVPIVDVMPVRSETVSLNLPSYGVVLPKNKTQLVTEVQGRMLTISDKFVAGGIVKRGDMLAQIEPSDYEADLMQAQATLAQAKAALDEEIARGEVAKEDWKGYDGGVPPELGLRVPQLKKEQANVKFAEAALARAQRNLKRTTIRAPFDGIIKSRNVDLGQYVTLGTNLGELYDTRTAEIRLPLANHELAYLESIDNPDTQVTLSAELAGRTVNWTGQIVRSEGVIDADNRMVYLVAEVKDPYLRENKAEGQLPLKYGSFVNAIIKGRTVEGIVKLPRYIVRDHQVAVVRDDNTLEMREVNVVRSDIDKVYIKDSLKDGERISLTTINNMATGQLVKVIGEEDKSQNQDKEDDSQQTLVAAGDQ; translated from the coding sequence ATGATAAAAATTATCCTACGAAGAGTTTTCCCCCCTTTTCTTATCCTGATCGTCTTCGGCCTGTTTGCCGCCCTCTTGATGAGTACTCAGGAAGCCCCAGAGCAGAAAGAGGAAGAGATGCCGGTTCCCATAGTGGACGTGATGCCGGTACGAAGTGAAACCGTTTCATTAAACCTGCCCTCCTACGGTGTGGTACTCCCCAAGAACAAGACCCAGCTGGTCACAGAGGTGCAAGGACGCATGCTGACCATCTCGGACAAGTTTGTCGCCGGTGGCATAGTCAAGCGCGGCGATATGCTGGCGCAGATCGAACCCTCGGATTACGAGGCGGATCTGATGCAGGCGCAGGCCACCCTGGCCCAGGCCAAGGCGGCGCTGGATGAAGAGATCGCCCGCGGCGAAGTGGCCAAAGAAGACTGGAAAGGTTACGACGGCGGCGTGCCGCCAGAGCTTGGCCTGCGTGTGCCACAGCTCAAGAAGGAGCAGGCCAACGTCAAGTTTGCCGAGGCCGCCCTGGCTCGTGCCCAGCGTAACCTGAAGCGCACCACCATACGCGCCCCGTTTGATGGCATCATCAAGTCCCGTAACGTGGATCTAGGCCAGTATGTCACCCTGGGCACTAACCTGGGCGAGTTGTACGACACCCGCACCGCCGAGATCCGTCTGCCGCTGGCCAACCATGAGCTGGCCTACCTGGAATCTATCGACAATCCCGATACCCAGGTGACCCTGAGCGCCGAGCTGGCGGGCCGCACGGTAAACTGGACAGGCCAAATAGTGCGTAGTGAAGGGGTGATCGACGCCGACAACCGCATGGTCTATCTGGTGGCCGAGGTGAAAGACCCTTACTTAAGAGAGAACAAGGCAGAAGGGCAATTACCGCTCAAGTATGGGAGCTTCGTCAACGCCATCATCAAGGGCCGCACCGTCGAGGGGATCGTCAAATTGCCCCGTTATATTGTCAGGGATCACCAGGTCGCCGTAGTACGCGACGACAACACGCTAGAGATGCGTGAGGTCAACGTGGTACGCAGCGATATCGACAAGGTCTATATCAAGGACAGCCTGAAAGATGGCGAGCGCATCTCACTGACCACCATCAACAACATGGCCACCGGTCAGCTGGTGAAGGTGATCGGCGAAGAGGACAAGTCTCAGAACCAGGACAAAGAGGATGACAGCCAGCAGACCCTAGTGGCAGCAGGTGATCAGTAA
- a CDS encoding PAS domain-containing protein — protein MLTQKQPQLIAGQGLHWSAQRIFSVVTQIIILLISVLLLTNVIITLGERRLQEDWATQRYSELQSVGTLIADKVSFQQFRTQMFANDELLKRYLTIPSEVRQLKLQQSWEVMIRNIPELLDIALFDPQGKYKFSTTNDFSRDPLPPSLLGGARNMGGNEVYTSPLEFTPIKGKLEPYLYQLAWLENPDQSVRGYLLTYQSMSRMLKSIKPAYSSAESPLMMLDTQGLLYAGAESKPTINRIPDTMGGSLRQTYPALWRKMAMSNFGQFHGDDATFVYLKIELTTQYETRREYYLVSYVRNDAIAELFSEWRNILIVGAVVLTLLALALILLSHSYRIGQRSREYSIELAHRLFHQDIGCVIINDKNRVMTANEKAAELLCLPLDELQDRNLQRILQFENEQYAEVAAQLETNNKWQGVIDFDSPGGSHLAITVTSSPRRSRQEKYYLVTFEDVSQLRKAQHQAKLNELLNDNAIPCALVQANGMLELANQAFMQLVSIHDIQGKNLTDLLNNDLSSQWPRITQQILLQGSWKGQILCDPNSKENTCLQATLKGHLDAAGEIEHIVCTLEQAQKRALLQDTGDFIPHRSAILVNLRDLDDYFKSLSPVSREHSSLLLIDITAESMLSHMSDIGQLENRQREVEIHILRTLPVNYQMSHWQLGKLIVILPDTSSDDAHHFAVKSLNGLNEIGLGTGICMGIASYQTGQNLEQYLSNAEVALKRAKQIGEQNICQAFTRQN, from the coding sequence ATGCTGACGCAGAAACAACCACAACTGATCGCCGGACAGGGGCTGCACTGGTCTGCGCAACGCATCTTCTCGGTGGTCACCCAGATCATCATCTTGCTGATCAGCGTCTTGCTCCTCACCAACGTCATCATCACCCTGGGCGAGCGTCGCCTGCAGGAAGATTGGGCCACCCAGAGATACAGCGAACTGCAATCTGTCGGCACCCTGATCGCCGACAAGGTCTCCTTCCAGCAGTTCCGTACCCAGATGTTTGCCAACGACGAGCTGCTCAAGCGCTACCTGACCATCCCCAGCGAGGTGCGTCAGCTCAAGCTGCAACAGAGCTGGGAGGTGATGATACGCAACATCCCCGAGCTGCTGGATATCGCCCTGTTCGATCCCCAGGGCAAGTACAAGTTTTCCACCACCAACGACTTTAGCCGCGACCCGCTACCCCCCTCCTTGCTCGGCGGCGCGCGCAACATGGGCGGCAACGAGGTCTACACCTCGCCGCTGGAGTTTACCCCCATCAAGGGCAAGCTCGAGCCTTACCTGTATCAGCTGGCCTGGCTGGAGAATCCCGACCAGAGCGTACGCGGCTACCTGCTGACCTATCAGTCCATGAGCCGTATGCTGAAAAGCATCAAGCCTGCCTACTCCAGCGCCGAGTCGCCACTCATGATGCTCGACACCCAGGGGCTACTATACGCCGGCGCCGAGAGCAAGCCGACCATCAACCGCATCCCGGATACCATGGGCGGCAGCCTGCGTCAGACATATCCTGCGCTGTGGCGCAAGATGGCCATGAGCAACTTCGGCCAGTTCCATGGCGACGACGCCACCTTCGTCTACCTCAAGATAGAGCTGACCACCCAGTATGAGACGCGCCGGGAATATTACCTGGTCTCCTATGTGCGCAACGACGCCATCGCCGAGCTGTTCTCCGAGTGGCGCAACATACTGATCGTCGGCGCCGTGGTACTCACCCTGCTGGCACTGGCACTGATCCTGCTGAGCCACTCCTACCGCATCGGCCAGCGCTCGCGGGAATACAGCATAGAACTGGCCCACCGCCTGTTCCACCAGGATATCGGCTGCGTGATCATCAACGACAAGAACCGGGTGATGACCGCCAACGAGAAGGCCGCCGAGCTGCTATGCCTGCCCCTGGACGAGCTGCAAGATCGTAACCTGCAGCGGATCCTGCAGTTCGAGAACGAGCAGTACGCCGAGGTCGCTGCCCAGCTTGAGACCAATAACAAGTGGCAAGGGGTTATCGACTTCGACTCGCCCGGCGGCAGTCATCTGGCCATCACTGTCACCAGCTCGCCGCGCCGCAGCCGTCAGGAAAAATATTATCTGGTCACCTTCGAGGATGTGTCTCAGCTGAGAAAGGCTCAGCATCAGGCTAAGCTCAACGAGCTGCTGAACGACAACGCCATCCCCTGCGCCTTGGTGCAGGCCAACGGCATGCTGGAGCTGGCCAACCAGGCCTTCATGCAGCTGGTCTCCATCCATGATATTCAGGGCAAGAACCTTACCGATCTGCTCAATAACGACCTCAGCTCCCAGTGGCCGAGGATCACCCAGCAGATCTTGCTGCAGGGCAGCTGGAAGGGACAGATCCTCTGTGATCCCAACAGCAAGGAGAACACCTGCCTGCAGGCGACCCTCAAGGGCCACCTGGACGCCGCCGGTGAGATAGAACATATCGTCTGCACCCTGGAGCAGGCGCAGAAGCGCGCCCTGCTGCAAGACACGGGCGACTTCATCCCTCACCGCAGCGCCATCCTGGTGAACCTCAGGGATCTGGACGACTACTTCAAGTCACTCAGCCCCGTCAGTCGCGAGCACTCCAGCCTGCTGCTGATCGACATCACCGCCGAGAGCATGCTGAGCCACATGAGTGATATCGGCCAGCTGGAGAACCGTCAGCGGGAGGTGGAGATCCATATCCTCAGAACCCTGCCGGTCAACTACCAGATGTCTCACTGGCAGCTGGGCAAGCTGATCGTGATACTGCCAGACACCAGCTCGGACGACGCCCACCACTTCGCGGTGAAGTCGTTAAATGGCCTCAACGAGATCGGCCTGGGTACAGGGATCTGCATGGGGATCGCCAGCTATCAGACAGGCCAGAACCTGGAGCAATACCTGAGTAACGCCGAGGTGGCGCTCAAGCGTGCCAAGCAGATAGGTGAGCAGAATATTTGCCAGGCGTTTACGAGGCAAAACTAA
- a CDS encoding efflux RND transporter permease subunit, translating into METNTNKGIIAWFARNSVAANLLMFALLIGGLFSTLLINKEVFPSFELNYLQISVAYPGAAPQEIEEGINIKIEEAIQDISGIKKVTSIASEGSGSVTIEVEDGFDPQDILDEAKLRIDAIATFPDNIEKPNIFRIKPENNVIWVSVYGDMNLHEMKELAKSIREEITALPAVTRAQVTGVRDYEIGIEVSEDKLREYGLSFADVAMAVRNSSIDLPGGSIRAEDGDILLRTKGQAYTGDDFAKIVVKTRKDGSRIMLPEVANIRDDFEERLEYTRFNGKPAAIIEVLSVDDQNALDISSQVKAYVEERRATLPATAQLDTWGDLTHYLKGRLNMMLSNMFYGALLVFIILALFLDLRLAFWVMVGLPVCFLGAMLLMPLEPFSLSINMLTLFAFILVLGIVVDDAIVIGESAYTEIERHGHSLDNVIKGAHKVAMPATFGVLTTIAAFIPMLMVSGPMAIIWKSIGLVVILCLAFSLVESKLILPAHLAHLKPRRPNPNPNLFVRFKTALNNKVQHFIHHSYRSFIGRCIEHRYNVVATFVGVLILSVALVASGKVRWVFFPDIPSDFIQVRLEMDVGSSEANTLKVVKEIENALYVMNDQMEDEYGYPVVKHSFINMGSRTSAFIFAELTKGEDRDVDGVTIADAWRKALPELISVKKLNINASTNDAGGDISFRLTSSDLEQLSQAADELKQKLRTYEGVYDISDNYSSGSHEIRLAIKPEAEALGLTLSDLASQVRYGFYGYEAQRILRNKEEVKVMVRYPLEQRRTLGHLENMMIRTPQGTSVPFSSVADIELGDSYSSITRVDGRRAITVIANANKNVVEPSKVVGEIQKDFLPYLESKYRHISTTLDGGSADEQSAMIGLIQGFFFAMFTIYALMAIPLKSYSQPLIIMSVIPFGIIGALFGHFILGLSMSVLSLCGIVALAGVVVNDSLILVDFVNRARTQGLPLKDAAIDAGCYRFRAIILTSMTTFVGLVPIILERSLQAQIVIPMATSLAFGILFSTVVTLVLVPVLYIILNDIRQLTGRLFRWWWQPRSHSVEGEQS; encoded by the coding sequence ATGGAGACCAATACCAATAAGGGCATCATTGCCTGGTTCGCCCGCAACAGCGTGGCGGCCAACCTCTTGATGTTTGCGCTGCTTATCGGCGGCCTGTTCAGCACCTTGCTGATCAATAAGGAGGTCTTCCCCTCCTTCGAGCTCAACTATCTGCAAATTTCCGTGGCCTATCCAGGCGCCGCCCCTCAGGAGATCGAAGAGGGGATCAACATCAAGATCGAAGAGGCGATCCAGGATATCAGCGGCATTAAGAAGGTGACCTCGATCGCCAGCGAAGGCTCAGGCAGCGTCACCATAGAGGTAGAGGACGGCTTCGATCCCCAGGATATCCTTGATGAGGCCAAGCTGCGCATCGACGCCATCGCGACCTTTCCCGACAATATCGAGAAGCCCAACATCTTCCGCATCAAGCCAGAAAACAACGTTATCTGGGTCTCAGTGTATGGCGACATGAACCTGCACGAGATGAAGGAGCTGGCCAAGAGCATACGTGAGGAGATCACCGCCCTACCCGCCGTCACCCGCGCCCAAGTCACCGGCGTGCGCGACTATGAGATAGGCATAGAAGTATCCGAAGACAAGCTACGTGAGTATGGCCTCAGCTTCGCCGACGTGGCGATGGCGGTGCGTAACTCCTCCATCGACCTGCCCGGCGGCTCGATCCGCGCCGAGGATGGCGACATCTTGCTGCGCACCAAGGGCCAAGCCTACACGGGCGACGACTTTGCCAAGATAGTGGTCAAGACCCGCAAGGATGGCAGCCGCATCATGCTGCCCGAGGTGGCCAACATTCGCGACGACTTCGAGGAGCGTCTGGAATACACCCGCTTCAATGGTAAGCCGGCGGCCATTATCGAGGTGCTGAGCGTCGACGATCAGAACGCGCTGGATATCTCCTCTCAGGTGAAAGCCTATGTGGAGGAGCGCCGCGCCACCCTGCCTGCCACTGCTCAGCTAGATACCTGGGGCGACCTGACCCACTACCTCAAGGGCCGTCTCAACATGATGCTGTCGAACATGTTCTATGGCGCCCTCTTGGTATTTATCATTCTGGCGCTGTTCCTCGACTTGCGTCTGGCCTTCTGGGTGATGGTGGGCCTGCCGGTCTGTTTCCTCGGCGCCATGCTGCTGATGCCACTGGAGCCCTTTTCGCTGTCGATCAACATGCTGACCCTGTTCGCCTTCATTCTGGTGCTTGGGATAGTCGTGGATGACGCCATCGTCATCGGCGAGAGTGCCTATACTGAGATCGAGCGCCACGGCCACTCACTGGACAATGTGATCAAGGGAGCCCACAAGGTCGCCATGCCCGCCACCTTCGGCGTATTGACCACCATTGCCGCCTTCATCCCCATGTTGATGGTTTCTGGCCCCATGGCGATCATCTGGAAGTCCATCGGCCTGGTGGTGATCCTCTGTCTCGCCTTCTCACTGGTGGAATCCAAGCTTATTCTGCCGGCGCACCTGGCTCACCTAAAGCCGCGTCGCCCGAACCCTAACCCTAACCTGTTTGTGCGTTTCAAGACGGCGCTCAACAACAAGGTGCAACACTTCATCCACCATAGCTACCGCAGCTTCATCGGTCGCTGTATCGAGCACAGATACAATGTGGTCGCCACCTTCGTTGGCGTGCTCATCCTCTCGGTGGCACTGGTCGCCAGCGGTAAGGTGCGCTGGGTCTTCTTCCCCGATATTCCGTCTGACTTCATTCAGGTGCGGCTGGAGATGGATGTGGGCAGCTCAGAGGCCAACACCCTCAAGGTCGTCAAGGAGATAGAGAACGCCCTCTATGTGATGAACGATCAGATGGAAGACGAGTACGGCTACCCTGTGGTGAAGCACAGCTTTATCAACATGGGCTCGCGTACCTCGGCCTTCATCTTCGCCGAGCTGACCAAGGGTGAAGACAGGGACGTGGACGGCGTCACCATCGCCGATGCCTGGCGCAAGGCACTGCCTGAGCTGATCTCGGTGAAGAAGCTCAACATTAATGCCAGCACCAACGACGCCGGCGGCGATATCTCCTTCAGGCTCACCTCGAGCGATCTCGAGCAGCTCTCCCAGGCCGCCGACGAGCTCAAGCAGAAGCTGCGCACCTACGAGGGGGTGTATGACATCTCGGACAACTACTCCTCCGGCAGCCACGAGATCCGCCTGGCGATCAAGCCCGAGGCCGAGGCCCTGGGGCTGACCCTGTCGGATCTGGCCAGCCAGGTGCGTTACGGCTTCTACGGCTATGAGGCCCAGCGTATTCTGCGCAACAAGGAGGAGGTCAAGGTAATGGTGCGCTACCCACTGGAGCAGCGCCGCACCCTGGGGCATCTGGAAAACATGATGATCCGCACGCCCCAAGGCACCTCGGTACCCTTCTCCAGCGTGGCCGACATAGAGCTGGGTGATTCCTACTCGTCGATCACCCGTGTCGACGGCCGCCGAGCCATCACTGTTATCGCCAACGCCAACAAGAATGTGGTCGAGCCCTCCAAGGTAGTGGGTGAGATCCAGAAGGATTTCCTGCCCTACCTTGAGAGCAAGTATCGCCACATCTCCACCACGCTAGATGGTGGCAGCGCCGATGAGCAGAGCGCCATGATAGGCCTGATCCAGGGCTTCTTTTTTGCCATGTTCACCATCTATGCGCTGATGGCAATTCCGCTCAAGTCCTACAGCCAGCCGCTAATCATCATGTCGGTGATCCCTTTCGGTATCATAGGCGCTTTGTTCGGCCACTTCATCCTGGGGCTCTCCATGAGCGTGCTCAGCCTGTGTGGTATCGTGGCGCTGGCCGGCGTAGTGGTAAACGACTCGCTGATCCTGGTGGATTTTGTTAACCGCGCCCGTACTCAGGGCCTGCCGCTCAAAGATGCCGCCATAGACGCAGGTTGTTATCGTTTTAGAGCGATCATCCTCACCTCTATGACCACCTTCGTCGGTCTGGTGCCCATCATCCTCGAGCGCAGCCTCCAGGCGCAGATTGTGATCCCTATGGCCACCTCGCTGGCATTCGGTATCCTCTTCTCCACCGTGGTGACCCTGGTGTTGGTGCCCGTGCTCTACATCATACTCAACGATATCAGGCAGCTCACCGGCCGTCTGTTCCGTTGGTGGTGGCAGCCCCGCAGCCATAGCGTCGAGGGCGAGCAGTCCTAA